The following coding sequences lie in one Halogeometricum rufum genomic window:
- a CDS encoding AMP phosphorylase, with amino-acid sequence MELTTVDIDIGTRSPTVLMHGSDAATLGLHPLDRVHIGTDSGTVVGIVELSDELVDPGELAVTRRLGHVDGVVEVTPAPRPASVEFIRKKLDDDELERDELDRIVHDIREDRLSDVELGAYVCAMYINDTSLAETMHLSESMANAGETLSWQEEVVADKHCIGGVSGNRTTPILVAIVAAAGVTVPKTSSRAVTSAAGTADTMEVFCPVDLDAKAIRRVVTETNGCLAWGGAVNLSPVDDKIIRAETPLSLDPHGQLVASVLSKKQSAGSTHVLVDIPYGEGSKVSSLADARELAHDFRRVGDHLGMTIDCAITDGGAPIGRGVGPVLEARDVLSVLSGSGPGDLRRKSVRLAQILLECAGADADAGEILESGRALDRFRDIVAAQGGDPDVTLSELVPGRHERTVTAGRDGVVTHVDNRLINEVARRAGAPRAPGAGLELHHRVGDAVARGDPLCTIHAEDESRLAEATDHAERAEPVRIRPPDETLVERV; translated from the coding sequence ATGGAACTGACGACTGTCGACATCGACATCGGGACTCGGTCGCCGACGGTCCTGATGCACGGGAGCGACGCCGCCACGCTCGGCCTCCATCCCCTCGACCGGGTGCACATCGGGACGGACAGCGGAACCGTCGTCGGTATCGTCGAACTGAGCGACGAACTCGTCGACCCCGGCGAGTTGGCCGTCACGCGCCGACTGGGCCACGTCGACGGCGTCGTCGAGGTGACGCCCGCGCCCCGTCCGGCGTCCGTCGAGTTCATCCGCAAGAAACTCGACGACGACGAACTCGAACGCGACGAACTCGACCGCATCGTCCACGACATCCGCGAGGACCGCCTCTCGGACGTCGAACTCGGCGCGTACGTCTGCGCCATGTACATCAACGACACGTCGCTCGCCGAGACGATGCATCTCTCGGAGTCGATGGCCAACGCGGGCGAGACGCTGTCGTGGCAGGAGGAAGTCGTCGCCGACAAACACTGCATCGGCGGCGTCAGCGGCAACCGAACCACGCCGATTCTCGTCGCCATCGTCGCCGCCGCGGGCGTCACCGTCCCGAAGACGTCCTCTCGCGCGGTTACCTCCGCGGCGGGCACGGCGGACACGATGGAGGTGTTCTGCCCCGTCGACCTCGACGCGAAGGCGATTCGCCGCGTCGTCACCGAGACGAACGGCTGCCTCGCGTGGGGCGGTGCGGTCAACCTCTCGCCCGTGGACGACAAGATAATCCGCGCGGAGACGCCGCTGTCGCTGGACCCGCACGGCCAACTCGTCGCCTCCGTCCTGTCGAAGAAGCAGAGCGCCGGGTCGACGCACGTCCTCGTGGACATCCCCTACGGCGAGGGCTCGAAGGTGTCGAGCCTAGCGGACGCGCGCGAACTCGCTCACGACTTCCGCCGCGTCGGCGACCACCTCGGGATGACCATCGACTGCGCCATCACCGACGGGGGCGCCCCCATCGGCCGCGGCGTCGGTCCCGTCCTCGAGGCCAGAGACGTGCTGTCGGTGCTGTCGGGGAGCGGTCCCGGTGACCTCCGACGCAAGAGCGTCCGCCTCGCGCAGATACTCCTCGAGTGCGCCGGCGCGGACGCCGACGCCGGCGAGATACTCGAATCCGGCCGCGCACTCGACCGGTTCCGCGACATCGTGGCCGCGCAGGGCGGCGACCCCGACGTGACGCTGTCGGAACTCGTCCCGGGGCGGCACGAACGGACCGTGACCGCCGGACGCGACGGCGTCGTCACCCACGTCGACAACCGTCTGATAAACGAGGTGGCGCGGCGGGCGGGGGCCCCCCGCGCGCCCGGCGCGGGACTGGAACTCCACCACCGCGTCGGCGACGCCGTCGCGCGGGGCGACCCCCTCTGCACGATTCACGCCGAGGACGAGAGCCGACTCGCGGAGGCGACGGACCACGCCGAACGCGCCGAACCCGTCCGCATCCGACCGCCGGACGAGACGCTGGTCGAACGCGTCTGA
- a CDS encoding DUF7521 family protein yields MSHFASAPALATALIVVQTGILVIGGLITYFSFKAYRRTGESSLRALTLGFGIITFGATIAGALDVILELNLVVGVLVDSVLTLIGFAIIMYSLYVE; encoded by the coding sequence GTGAGTCACTTCGCCTCCGCCCCGGCCCTCGCCACCGCCCTCATCGTCGTGCAGACGGGCATCCTCGTCATCGGGGGTCTCATCACCTACTTCAGCTTCAAGGCGTACCGCCGGACCGGCGAGTCGTCGCTCCGGGCGCTGACGCTCGGGTTCGGCATCATCACCTTCGGCGCGACGATCGCCGGCGCTCTCGACGTAATCCTCGAACTGAACCTCGTCGTCGGCGTCCTCGTGGACTCCGTGCTCACGCTCATCGGGTTCGCCATCATCATGTACTCCCTCTACGTCGAGTAG
- the trxA gene encoding thioredoxin, whose product MSEKTSDADELDEIRRQKRESLESNIENGSEAESSDGSPSEPVHVNGGDELNSLVADAGVVLVDFYADWCGPCKMLEPTVQTLAETTDATVAKVDIDQNQPLASQYQVRGVPTLLLFSDGEPVEQVVGVRDEQTLRGLVEQYT is encoded by the coding sequence ATGAGCGAGAAGACATCCGACGCCGACGAACTCGACGAGATTCGTCGTCAGAAGCGCGAATCGCTCGAATCGAACATCGAAAACGGCTCGGAAGCCGAGTCTTCGGACGGGTCGCCGAGCGAACCGGTCCACGTGAACGGCGGCGACGAACTGAACTCCCTCGTCGCCGACGCGGGCGTCGTCCTCGTCGACTTCTACGCGGACTGGTGCGGTCCGTGCAAGATGCTCGAACCGACCGTGCAGACGCTCGCCGAGACGACGGACGCCACCGTCGCGAAGGTGGACATCGACCAGAACCAACCGCTCGCGTCGCAGTACCAGGTCCGCGGCGTCCCGACGCTGCTCCTGTTCAGCGACGGCGAACCCGTCGAACAGGTCGTCGGCGTCCGCGACGAGCAGACTCTCCGCGGCCTCGTCGAACAGTACACGTAA
- a CDS encoding DoxX family protein, which yields MTTTTSTDATNTFESSIAGVTVRGRAHSLSAWFVLALRLMMGLAFTHSGVEKLLTGFDATGYLRFETVSNGSPAADAFVAMAANGPFVAFVNVAVPWGELAIGLALVFGVLTRLAAFWGAVTMLLFYLGNWDVAHGFVNADLAYLLVFLAVAAFGAGRIVGLDALVERAEIGGRPLVERYPRVTYLLG from the coding sequence GTGACTACGACGACTTCCACCGACGCGACGAACACGTTCGAGAGCAGCATCGCCGGCGTCACCGTCCGCGGACGGGCGCACTCGCTGAGCGCGTGGTTCGTCCTCGCACTCCGTCTCATGATGGGCCTCGCCTTCACGCACTCGGGCGTCGAGAAGCTTCTGACGGGGTTCGACGCCACGGGCTACCTCCGGTTCGAGACGGTGTCGAACGGGTCGCCCGCGGCCGACGCCTTCGTCGCGATGGCCGCGAACGGCCCGTTCGTGGCGTTCGTGAACGTCGCCGTCCCGTGGGGCGAACTCGCCATCGGCCTCGCACTCGTGTTCGGCGTGCTGACCCGACTGGCGGCGTTCTGGGGGGCGGTCACGATGCTCCTGTTCTACCTCGGGAACTGGGACGTCGCCCACGGCTTCGTCAACGCTGACCTCGCCTACCTGCTCGTGTTCCTCGCCGTCGCGGCGTTCGGTGCGGGCCGCATCGTCGGCCTCGACGCCCTCGTCGAACGGGCCGAGATAGGCGGACGACCGCTCGTGGAGCGGTACCCGCGGGTGACGTACCTGCTCGGTTAG
- a CDS encoding ribose 1,5-bisphosphate isomerase codes for MDDPESRVTEEVRQTADAIGRMEIRGAATIADAAARALRDQAEASAAETPDALRAELRAAARVLHDTRPTAVSLPNALRYVLLNADGTTAEDVRAAVATSVAEFRDRLENAQSDLGRVGANRLRDGDTVMTHCHSTDVLACVEAAVEQGKELSAIVKETRPRMQGHITARELDEMGVDVTLIVDSAARRYLNDVNHVLVGADSIAADGSVINKIGTSGLAVNARDRGTPIVCAAQTIKLHPDTLTGHTVDIEMRDESEVIDDETAADIGDPTVLNPAFDVTPPRYVDAIVTERGQYPPESIVTLMRELFGEATVEPWVE; via the coding sequence ATGGACGACCCCGAATCCCGCGTCACCGAGGAGGTTCGACAGACCGCGGACGCAATCGGGAGGATGGAGATTCGCGGCGCGGCGACAATCGCCGACGCCGCGGCGAGAGCGCTCCGCGACCAGGCGGAAGCGAGCGCCGCCGAGACGCCCGACGCCCTCCGCGCGGAACTGCGCGCCGCCGCGCGCGTCCTCCACGACACCCGCCCCACGGCGGTGAGCCTGCCGAACGCCCTTCGGTACGTCCTGTTGAACGCCGACGGCACCACCGCCGAGGACGTCCGCGCCGCCGTCGCCACCAGCGTCGCGGAGTTCCGCGACCGACTGGAGAACGCGCAGTCGGACCTCGGCCGCGTCGGCGCGAACCGCCTCCGCGACGGCGACACCGTCATGACGCACTGCCACTCGACGGACGTCCTCGCCTGCGTCGAGGCGGCCGTCGAACAGGGCAAGGAACTCTCGGCCATCGTCAAGGAGACGCGCCCCCGCATGCAGGGCCACATCACCGCGCGCGAACTGGACGAGATGGGCGTGGACGTGACGCTAATCGTCGACTCGGCGGCGCGCCGCTATCTGAACGACGTGAACCACGTCCTCGTCGGCGCGGACAGCATCGCCGCCGACGGGTCGGTGATAAACAAGATCGGCACCAGCGGACTGGCGGTCAACGCCCGCGACCGGGGGACGCCCATCGTCTGCGCGGCCCAGACCATCAAGCTCCACCCCGACACGCTCACGGGCCACACGGTGGACATCGAGATGCGCGACGAGAGCGAGGTGATAGACGACGAGACGGCGGCGGACATCGGCGACCCGACGGTGTTGAACCCGGCGTTCGACGTGACGCCGCCGCGGTACGTGGACGCCATCGTCACCGAACGCGGGCAGTACCCGCCCGAGAGCATCGTCACGCTGATGCGCGAACTGTTCGGCGAGGCGACGGTGGAACCGTGGGTCGAGTGA
- the rbcL gene encoding type III ribulose-bisphosphate carboxylase, whose product MAGITYEDFLDLSYEPDESDLVCTFRIAPAEGMDAEAAASRVASESSNGTWAALPTGEGFTDMGATAFAIRGDDDDAEVDVAYPAGLFEPGNMPQILSCIAGNIMGMKAVDTIRLLDCEWPEATVEAFAGPQFGSSVREEIFGIEGDRPILATVPKPKVGLSTERHAEVGYEAWVGGVDLLKDDENLTDQSFNPYHDRLVESLSFRDDAEDETGETKSYLINVTADTNTMLERVDLAAEEGCEYVMVDVITTGWGAVQTVRERCEDHGIAIHAHRAMHAAFDRLPDHGVSMRVLAQIARLCGVDQLHTGTAGLGKLANEDTVGINDWLRSDLYGTTDVLPVASGGLHPGLVPDLLDATGTNVCVQAGGGIHGHPDGTRAGAAALRAAVDGYAAGKSLEAAAEDSPELAAAVEEWGTETPR is encoded by the coding sequence ATGGCTGGAATCACCTACGAGGACTTTCTCGACCTGTCGTACGAACCGGACGAGTCGGACCTCGTGTGTACGTTCCGCATCGCTCCCGCCGAGGGGATGGACGCCGAAGCGGCCGCCTCGCGGGTCGCCTCGGAGTCCTCCAACGGGACGTGGGCCGCCCTCCCGACGGGCGAGGGCTTCACCGACATGGGCGCGACGGCGTTCGCCATCCGCGGCGACGACGACGACGCCGAGGTGGACGTGGCCTACCCCGCGGGCCTGTTCGAACCCGGCAACATGCCCCAGATTCTCTCCTGCATCGCGGGCAACATCATGGGGATGAAAGCGGTCGACACCATCCGTCTCCTCGACTGCGAGTGGCCCGAGGCGACCGTCGAGGCGTTCGCCGGGCCGCAGTTCGGGTCCTCGGTCCGCGAGGAGATATTCGGCATCGAGGGCGACCGTCCCATCCTCGCCACCGTCCCCAAGCCGAAGGTCGGCCTCTCGACGGAACGACACGCCGAAGTCGGCTACGAGGCGTGGGTCGGCGGCGTCGACCTGTTGAAGGACGACGAGAACCTCACCGACCAATCGTTCAACCCCTACCACGACCGCCTCGTCGAGAGCCTGTCGTTCCGCGACGACGCCGAGGACGAGACGGGCGAGACGAAGTCCTACCTGATCAACGTCACCGCCGACACGAACACGATGCTCGAACGCGTCGACCTGGCGGCCGAGGAGGGCTGTGAGTACGTGATGGTGGACGTGATAACCACCGGGTGGGGCGCGGTCCAGACGGTCCGCGAACGCTGCGAGGACCACGGCATCGCCATCCACGCCCACCGCGCGATGCACGCGGCGTTCGACCGCCTCCCCGACCACGGCGTCTCGATGCGCGTCCTCGCGCAGATAGCGCGCCTCTGCGGCGTCGACCAACTCCACACGGGGACCGCCGGACTCGGCAAACTCGCCAACGAGGACACGGTCGGCATAAACGACTGGCTCCGCTCGGACCTGTACGGCACGACGGACGTGCTCCCCGTCGCCTCCGGCGGACTCCACCCCGGCCTCGTCCCCGACCTGTTGGACGCGACGGGGACGAACGTCTGCGTGCAGGCCGGCGGCGGCATCCACGGCCACCCGGACGGCACGCGGGCGGGCGCGGCGGCCCTCCGCGCGGCCGTCGACGGCTACGCCGCCGGGAAGTCGCTGGAAGCGGCGGCCGAAGACAGCCCCGAACTCGCGGCCGCCGTCGAGGAGTGGGGGACGGAGACGCCGCGGTAG
- a CDS encoding helix-turn-helix domain-containing protein, with amino-acid sequence MARDRSAEESPELLSVLDALDDADARAIIRALVEPMTASELSDECDIPLSTTYRKLDLLTDADLLVEGTEIRSDGHHTTTYEVTFDEVRIELTDDRTLDVDVVRPEATPEQQLADIWSAVRRETQ; translated from the coding sequence ATGGCACGTGACCGGTCCGCCGAGGAGTCGCCCGAACTCCTCTCCGTCCTCGACGCCCTGGACGACGCGGACGCCCGAGCCATCATCAGAGCACTGGTAGAACCCATGACCGCAAGTGAACTCTCCGACGAGTGCGACATCCCACTCTCGACGACGTACCGCAAGTTGGACCTCCTGACCGACGCGGACTTGCTCGTCGAGGGCACGGAGATTCGCTCGGACGGACATCACACGACGACGTACGAGGTGACGTTCGACGAGGTGCGCATCGAACTCACCGACGACCGAACCCTCGACGTGGACGTGGTCCGCCCCGAAGCGACGCCCGAACAGCAACTCGCGGACATCTGGTCCGCGGTTCGGAGGGAGACGCAGTGA
- a CDS encoding 2,3-butanediol dehydrogenase gives MRAATYHDRRDIRVEDVERGTVGAGEVRVDVDACGICGSDLHEYTAGPIFVPADEPHPVSGETAPIRMGHEFSGLVSEVGDGVTTLREGDAVAINPILCCGECRQCRSGNYHICDSIGFLGLSGGNGGFAESVVVDAEQAVPLGDDVPVEYGALVEPLSVALHAVRRSGLQAGDAVAVFGSGPIGLAVIQCARAAGAGTIFVSEPRDARRERAADCGADELIDPSATDAVEYVRSHTDGGVDVAFEVAGVEASFNDAVESTVPGGRTTVVSIWEEEVSTHLNNLVLGERTLTGTLAYLGGPRSDEEYGMVIEMLGDGRLDPEPFVTGRIGLESLVEEGFDRLVDPESDHVKILVRPND, from the coding sequence ATGCGAGCAGCAACCTATCACGACAGGAGAGACATCCGCGTCGAGGACGTCGAGCGCGGGACGGTCGGTGCGGGCGAGGTCCGCGTCGACGTCGACGCCTGCGGAATCTGCGGGTCCGACCTGCACGAGTACACGGCGGGGCCGATATTCGTCCCCGCGGACGAACCGCACCCCGTCTCCGGCGAGACGGCGCCGATTCGCATGGGACACGAGTTCAGCGGCCTCGTCTCCGAAGTCGGCGACGGCGTGACGACGCTCCGAGAGGGAGACGCCGTCGCAATCAACCCGATTCTGTGCTGCGGGGAGTGTCGGCAGTGCCGGAGCGGGAACTACCACATCTGCGATTCCATCGGGTTCCTCGGCCTCTCCGGCGGCAACGGCGGGTTCGCCGAGAGCGTCGTCGTCGACGCGGAGCAGGCGGTTCCCCTCGGTGACGACGTCCCCGTCGAGTACGGCGCGCTGGTCGAACCGCTGAGCGTCGCCCTCCACGCGGTCCGCCGGTCCGGCCTGCAGGCCGGCGACGCGGTGGCCGTCTTCGGGAGCGGTCCCATCGGACTGGCGGTGATACAGTGTGCGAGGGCGGCCGGCGCCGGGACGATATTCGTCTCCGAACCGCGCGACGCCAGACGCGAACGCGCCGCCGACTGCGGCGCAGACGAGTTGATAGACCCGTCCGCGACGGACGCCGTCGAGTACGTCCGGTCGCACACCGACGGCGGCGTCGACGTCGCCTTCGAAGTCGCGGGCGTCGAAGCCTCGTTCAACGACGCCGTCGAGAGCACGGTACCGGGCGGCCGGACGACGGTCGTGAGCATCTGGGAGGAGGAGGTGAGCACGCACCTGAACAACCTCGTCCTCGGAGAGCGGACGCTGACCGGGACGCTCGCGTACCTCGGCGGCCCCCGGTCGGACGAGGAGTACGGCATGGTCATCGAGATGCTCGGGGACGGTCGGCTCGACCCCGAACCGTTCGTCACCGGTCGAATCGGGCTCGAATCGCTCGTCGAGGAGGGGTTCGACCGACTCGTCGACCCCGAGAGCGACCACGTGAAGATTCTCGTCAGGCCGAACGACTGA